A window of Alphaproteobacteria bacterium contains these coding sequences:
- the ftsH gene encoding ATP-dependent zinc metalloprotease FtsH, translated as MEPSDKKTHVNFWYFVAALGLILVLQQCWQASQQVETIPYSEFQRLLREGQIAEIAIADTNIRGQLRSPLPNGQQFIYTVRVDPDFANDLEQYDVKFTGVVESNVIGTVLSWVLPALIFVGIWMFFIRRFAQNQGLGGFMQIGKSRAKVAVEKDIKVTFDDVAGVDEAKEELREVVQFLKDPRGYGRLGARIPKGVLLVGPPGTGKTLLARAVAGEAGVSFFSINGSEFVEMFVGVGAARVRDLFDQARKSAPCIIFIDELDALGRARGVGPVSGGADEKEQTLNQLLAELDGFDPSTGVVLLAATNRPEILDPALLRAGRFDRQILVDRPDKTGRIQILKVHIKKVTLGGDVNIEQLAALTAGFSGADLANLVNEAAILATRRRGRDVTMDDFNRAIERIVAGLEKKSRLLNPHEREVVAYHETGHALVTLALPGTETVHKVSIIPRGIGSLGYNIQRPTEDRYLMTRRELENKMAKLLAGRAAEMLKFGELSTGAADDLDKATDIARSMVMRYGMDPALGQAVYAQERTMFLGDVGIPRPETRTYSERSAWRIDEAVRKLVEDAYDRATAILERNRAMLDETAARLLEKETLTGEELPTPIGEANGGRPAIAAATAL; from the coding sequence ATGGAACCGAGCGACAAGAAGACCCACGTCAACTTCTGGTACTTCGTCGCAGCGCTCGGGCTGATCCTGGTGCTGCAACAGTGCTGGCAGGCCAGCCAGCAGGTCGAGACCATTCCCTACAGCGAGTTCCAGCGGCTGCTGCGCGAAGGCCAGATCGCCGAGATCGCCATCGCCGACACCAACATCCGCGGCCAGCTGCGAAGCCCGCTGCCGAACGGCCAGCAGTTCATCTACACCGTCCGCGTCGATCCCGACTTCGCCAACGACCTGGAGCAGTACGACGTCAAGTTCACCGGCGTGGTCGAAAGCAACGTCATCGGCACCGTCCTGTCCTGGGTACTGCCGGCACTGATATTCGTCGGCATCTGGATGTTCTTCATCCGCCGCTTCGCCCAGAACCAGGGCCTGGGCGGCTTCATGCAGATCGGCAAGAGCCGCGCCAAGGTCGCGGTCGAGAAGGACATCAAGGTCACCTTCGACGACGTCGCCGGCGTCGACGAGGCCAAGGAGGAGCTGCGCGAGGTGGTGCAGTTCCTGAAGGACCCGCGCGGCTACGGCCGGCTGGGCGCGCGCATTCCCAAGGGCGTGCTGCTGGTCGGCCCGCCCGGCACCGGCAAGACGCTGCTGGCCCGCGCGGTCGCCGGCGAGGCCGGGGTGTCGTTCTTCTCGATCAACGGCTCCGAGTTCGTCGAGATGTTCGTCGGCGTCGGTGCCGCGCGGGTGCGCGACCTGTTCGACCAGGCCCGCAAGAGCGCGCCGTGCATCATCTTCATCGACGAGCTCGACGCGCTCGGCCGCGCCCGCGGCGTCGGCCCGGTCTCCGGCGGCGCCGACGAGAAGGAGCAGACGCTGAACCAGCTGCTGGCCGAGCTGGACGGCTTCGACCCGTCGACCGGCGTGGTGCTGCTGGCCGCCACCAACCGGCCGGAGATCCTGGACCCCGCCCTGCTGCGCGCCGGCCGCTTCGACCGCCAGATCCTGGTCGACCGGCCGGACAAGACCGGGCGGATCCAGATCCTGAAGGTGCACATCAAGAAGGTGACGCTGGGCGGCGACGTCAACATCGAGCAGCTCGCCGCGCTGACCGCGGGCTTCAGCGGCGCCGACCTCGCCAACCTGGTCAACGAGGCGGCGATCCTGGCCACGCGCCGGCGCGGCCGCGACGTGACGATGGACGACTTCAACCGCGCGATCGAGCGCATCGTCGCCGGGCTGGAGAAGAAGAGCCGGCTGCTGAACCCGCACGAGCGCGAGGTGGTGGCCTATCACGAGACCGGCCACGCGCTGGTGACGCTGGCGCTGCCGGGCACCGAGACCGTGCACAAGGTCTCGATCATCCCGCGCGGCATCGGCTCGCTCGGCTACAACATCCAGCGGCCGACCGAGGACCGCTATCTGATGACCCGGCGCGAGCTGGAAAACAAGATGGCGAAGCTGCTGGCCGGCCGCGCGGCCGAGATGCTGAAGTTCGGCGAGCTGTCGACCGGCGCGGCCGACGACCTGGACAAGGCCACCGACATCGCGCGCAGCATGGTGATGCGCTACGGCATGGACCCGGCGCTCGGCCAGGCGGTCTATGCGCAGGAGCGCACCATGTTCCTGGGCGACGTCGGCATCCCCAGGCCGGAGACCCGCACCTACAGCGAGCGCTCGGCCTGGCGCATCGACGAGGCGGTGCGCAAGCTGGTCGAGGACGCCTACGACCGCGCCACCGCGATCCTGGAGCGCAACCGGGCGATGCTGGACGAGACCGCGGCCCGGCTGCTGGAAAAGGAGACCCTGACCGGCGAGGAGCTGCCGACCCCGATCGGCGAGGCCAACGGCGGCCGCCCGGCGATCGCCGCGGCGACGGCGCTTTAG
- a CDS encoding KamA family radical SAM protein produces MRPVRRTEPFPISPDSRAFRRRHFPEATHAEWNDWRWQLRHRIRSLAQLERVFALSADERAAVAAHKGSLPVGITPYYASLMSPDDPAEALRRTHIPVGQEYLRTPGEADDPLGEDHDSAAPGLVHRYPDRVLFLSTGFCSTYCRYCTRSRMVGEAGGDYQFSTRQWEQALAYIEAHSEVRDVLISGGDPLTIADEKLDYLLGRLRAIRHVEFVRLGTKVPTVLPMRVTRALVRVLRKHHPLWMSIHVTHPRELTPEVTEAYARLADAGIPLGSQSVLLKGINDDVETMKTMMHGLLMRRVKPYYLYQCDPITGSAHFRTPVAKGIEIIEGLRGHTTGYAVPQYVIDAPGGGGKIPLLPDYIVGRDGDDLLLRNFEGGIYRYPDPGGTIGADRAGAEAVPCASA; encoded by the coding sequence ATGCGCCCGGTGCGCCGGACCGAGCCGTTCCCGATCAGTCCCGATAGCCGCGCCTTCCGCCGCCGCCATTTCCCGGAAGCCACCCATGCGGAGTGGAACGACTGGCGCTGGCAGCTGCGCCACCGCATCCGCTCGCTCGCCCAGCTGGAGCGGGTGTTCGCGCTGAGCGCCGACGAGCGCGCGGCGGTGGCGGCCCACAAGGGCTCGCTGCCGGTCGGCATCACGCCCTACTACGCCAGCCTGATGAGCCCGGACGATCCGGCCGAGGCGCTGCGCCGCACCCACATCCCGGTCGGCCAGGAATATCTGCGCACCCCCGGCGAGGCCGACGACCCGCTGGGCGAGGACCACGATTCCGCCGCCCCGGGGCTGGTGCATCGTTATCCCGACCGGGTGCTGTTCCTGTCGACCGGATTCTGCTCGACCTACTGCCGCTACTGCACCCGCTCGCGCATGGTCGGCGAGGCCGGCGGCGACTACCAGTTCTCCACCCGCCAGTGGGAGCAGGCGCTGGCCTATATCGAAGCGCACAGCGAGGTGCGCGACGTGCTGATTTCCGGCGGCGACCCGCTGACCATCGCCGACGAGAAGCTCGACTACCTGCTCGGCCGCCTGCGCGCGATCCGGCATGTCGAGTTCGTCCGCCTCGGCACCAAGGTGCCGACGGTGCTGCCGATGCGGGTGACCCGCGCGCTGGTGCGCGTGCTGCGCAAACACCATCCGCTGTGGATGAGCATCCACGTCACCCATCCGCGCGAGCTGACGCCGGAGGTGACCGAGGCCTATGCGCGGCTGGCCGACGCCGGCATCCCGCTGGGCAGCCAGTCGGTGCTGCTGAAAGGCATCAACGACGACGTCGAGACGATGAAGACGATGATGCACGGGCTGCTGATGCGCCGGGTGAAGCCCTACTACCTCTACCAGTGCGATCCGATCACCGGCTCGGCGCATTTCCGCACGCCGGTGGCCAAGGGCATCGAGATCATCGAGGGCCTGCGCGGCCACACCACCGGCTATGCGGTGCCGCAGTACGTGATCGATGCGCCCGGTGGCGGCGGCAAGATCCCGCTGCTGCCGGACTATATCGTCGGGCGCGACGGCGACGACCTGCTGCTGCGCAATTTCGAGGGCGGCATCTACCGCTATCCCGACCCGGGCGGCACCATCGGTGCGGATCGCGCCGGTGCGGAGGCGGTCCCATGCGCGTCGGCCTGA
- a CDS encoding D-alanine--D-alanine ligase codes for MRVGLTYDLRDDYRGCCGFSEEQLAEFDSPETIAAIEAALVGLGHAVVRIGHVRALAQRLVAGDRWDLVFNIAEGVHGRSREAQVPALLEAFGVPYTFSDPLTQAAGLDKAVAKRLVRDAGVPTAPFALIADDNDARACALPYPLFVKPVAEGTGKGCTAASKVTGAKALARVARALRDRFAQPAIAETFLPGREFTVGIVGNGAAARVIGVLEILLREGAEAEVYTYENKELCESRVTYALADDAEARAAGASALAAYRALDCRDAARIDMRSDAAGVPQFLEVNTLPGMHPTHSDLPILAGQAGMAYDALIAAIMEAAGTRLRLAPARRTAA; via the coding sequence ATGCGCGTCGGCCTGACCTACGACCTGCGCGACGACTATCGCGGCTGCTGCGGCTTTAGCGAGGAACAGCTCGCCGAATTCGATTCGCCGGAAACGATCGCGGCGATCGAGGCGGCGCTCGTCGGTCTCGGCCATGCCGTGGTCCGCATCGGCCATGTCCGCGCCCTGGCGCAGCGGCTGGTCGCCGGCGACCGCTGGGACCTGGTGTTCAACATCGCCGAGGGCGTGCACGGCCGCTCGCGCGAGGCGCAGGTGCCGGCGCTGCTGGAGGCGTTCGGCGTGCCCTACACCTTCTCCGACCCGCTGACCCAGGCGGCGGGGCTGGACAAGGCGGTGGCCAAGCGGCTGGTGCGCGACGCCGGGGTGCCGACGGCGCCGTTCGCGCTGATCGCGGACGACAACGACGCGCGCGCCTGCGCGCTGCCGTACCCGCTGTTCGTCAAGCCGGTCGCCGAGGGCACCGGCAAGGGCTGCACCGCGGCGTCGAAGGTGACGGGCGCGAAGGCGCTGGCCCGCGTCGCCCGTGCGCTGCGCGACCGCTTCGCCCAGCCGGCGATCGCCGAGACCTTCCTGCCGGGGCGCGAGTTCACGGTCGGCATCGTCGGCAATGGCGCGGCCGCCCGCGTGATCGGGGTGCTGGAGATCCTGCTGCGCGAGGGCGCCGAGGCCGAGGTCTACACCTATGAGAACAAGGAGCTGTGCGAGAGCCGCGTGACCTATGCGCTGGCCGACGATGCCGAGGCGCGTGCCGCCGGCGCGTCGGCGCTGGCGGCCTATCGCGCGCTCGACTGCCGCGACGCGGCGCGGATCGACATGCGTTCGGACGCCGCCGGCGTGCCGCAGTTCCTCGAGGTCAACACGCTGCCCGGCATGCACCCGACCCATTCCGACCTGCCGATCCTCGCCGGCCAGGCCGGCATGGCCTACGACGCCCTGATCGCCGCGATCATGGAGGCGGCCGGCACGCGCCTGCGCCTGGCGCCTGCCCGCCGCACCGCCGCGTGA
- a CDS encoding D-alanine--D-alanine ligase produces the protein MTANRPYIPVIHGAALDRPDEADTLATAEAVAAALERLGRRSAVVRVDLDLGALRRLAAQRPAAVFNLVEALDGDCALAQLVPSALEHLGLPFTGAGGEAHRLTLSKVTAKRLMAAAGLPTPAWSRDGAGLPAGAQAIVKSETEHASLGIDAYSVVPAAKAGRVVRDRAARHGGRFFAEAFVDGREFNLSLLEGADGPRVLPPAEIRFDAFPPGRPRIVDYEAKWAAGSFAYENTPRRFDFAAADAALLDRLRALACDAWTLFEVAGYARVDFRVDEDGRLWLLEVNVNPCLAPDAGFVAAAAESGLGFDALIGAIVDAALGAHRAAA, from the coding sequence ATGACCGCGAACCGCCCCTACATCCCCGTCATCCACGGCGCCGCGCTCGACCGGCCGGACGAGGCGGACACGCTGGCGACGGCCGAGGCGGTGGCGGCGGCGCTCGAGCGGCTCGGCCGGCGCAGCGCGGTGGTCCGGGTCGACCTCGACCTGGGCGCGCTGCGGCGCCTCGCTGCGCAGCGTCCCGCGGCGGTGTTCAACCTGGTCGAGGCGCTGGACGGCGATTGCGCGCTGGCCCAGCTGGTGCCGTCGGCGCTGGAGCATCTCGGCCTGCCGTTCACCGGCGCCGGCGGCGAGGCGCACCGCCTGACCCTGTCGAAGGTGACGGCCAAGCGGCTGATGGCGGCGGCGGGCCTGCCGACGCCGGCGTGGTCGCGCGACGGCGCCGGCCTGCCGGCTGGTGCGCAGGCGATCGTCAAGTCGGAGACCGAGCACGCCTCGCTCGGCATCGACGCGTACTCGGTGGTGCCGGCGGCGAAGGCAGGCCGCGTCGTCCGCGACCGCGCCGCCCGCCACGGCGGCCGGTTTTTCGCCGAGGCCTTTGTCGACGGCCGCGAGTTCAACCTGTCGCTGCTCGAGGGCGCCGACGGGCCGCGGGTGCTGCCGCCGGCCGAGATCCGCTTCGATGCCTTTCCGCCCGGCCGCCCGCGCATCGTCGACTACGAGGCGAAATGGGCGGCGGGCTCGTTCGCCTACGAGAACACGCCGCGCCGGTTCGACTTCGCCGCGGCGGATGCGGCCTTGCTCGACCGGCTGCGGGCGCTGGCCTGCGACGCCTGGACGCTGTTCGAGGTCGCCGGCTATGCCCGCGTCGACTTCCGGGTCGATGAAGACGGCCGACTGTGGCTGCTGGAGGTCAACGTCAATCCCTGCCTGGCGCCCGACGCCGGCTTCGTCGCCGCGGCGGCGGAATCGGGCCTGGGCTTCGACGCCCTGATCGGCGCCATCGTCGACGCCGCGCTGGGGGCGCACCGGGCCGCGGCCTGA
- a CDS encoding GNAT family N-acetyltransferase, with product MLRIRKITDARAPANAAAVDEAVAIVRAQFPGMPADEIDKLPDQLANPFRHRFVAALFVAEDARGHVKAAALLLHDPDLAFAYLDVITVAPGSRAGSGIGGALYDRVRDEAAALGVRGLYFECLPDDPQASPDPAVRRQNVARLRFYERYGALPIVGTDYQLPLQPGDTDMPFLVFDGLGLHGLPDGPQLRRIVRAILERKYARLCPPAYVERVVGSIRDGGFGLRPARYHKAEAVAPPQTRPRQPIPVVVNNGHEIHHVRDRGYVEAPVRISAILGELYKTGLFQRIAPRHFPDRHLRAVHDPGLVDYIERACAEAPEKRSVYPYVFPIRNPARRPKERSVLAGYWCIDTFTPLNRNVWPAARQAVDCALTAADAVLRGAPLAYALVRPPGHHAERRSFGGFCYFCNGAVAAHYLSGYGRVAMLDIDYHHGNGQQDIFYRRDDVLTVSIHGHPSFAYPYFTGFRNETGRDKGAGFNLNLPLPETITPALYREALDTALKRIARFRPAWLVVSLGLDTARGDPTGTWPNRAADFHRIGAMIGGAGLPTVVVQEGGYRVRTLGVNARHFFTGLAEASTRARPAGTPVQQRPAKADTLTWREAVRADDGPRVRALVAATGMFSADEVDIAQELVDERVAKGRASGYEFVLAERGGTLAGYACYGLIPGSEVSHDLYWIAVAPEFQGTGLGRALMQRSEAAMRRMGAHRVYADTSSSPAYAPTRAFYRAVGFTLAAELPDFYRPGDGKTMFVKALGS from the coding sequence ATGCTGAGAATCCGCAAGATCACCGATGCCCGGGCGCCGGCCAACGCGGCGGCCGTGGACGAGGCCGTCGCCATCGTCCGCGCCCAGTTCCCCGGCATGCCGGCGGACGAGATCGACAAGCTGCCCGACCAGCTTGCCAATCCGTTCCGGCATCGCTTCGTCGCCGCGCTGTTCGTGGCGGAGGACGCGCGCGGCCACGTCAAGGCTGCGGCGCTGCTGCTGCACGACCCGGACCTCGCCTTCGCCTATCTCGACGTGATCACCGTCGCGCCGGGCAGCCGCGCCGGCTCGGGCATCGGCGGCGCGCTGTACGACCGCGTGCGCGACGAGGCGGCGGCGCTGGGCGTCCGCGGGCTCTATTTCGAGTGTCTGCCGGACGATCCGCAGGCCAGCCCGGATCCGGCGGTGCGCCGGCAGAACGTCGCCCGGCTGCGCTTCTACGAGCGCTATGGCGCGCTGCCGATCGTCGGCACCGACTACCAGTTGCCGCTGCAGCCGGGCGACACCGACATGCCGTTCCTGGTGTTCGACGGCCTCGGCCTGCACGGCCTGCCAGACGGGCCGCAGCTGCGTCGCATCGTCCGCGCCATCCTGGAGCGCAAATACGCCCGGCTGTGCCCGCCGGCCTATGTCGAGCGCGTGGTCGGATCGATCCGCGACGGCGGCTTCGGCCTGCGCCCGGCGCGCTATCACAAGGCCGAGGCGGTGGCGCCGCCGCAGACCCGGCCGCGCCAGCCGATTCCGGTCGTCGTCAACAACGGCCATGAAATCCATCACGTCCGCGACCGCGGCTATGTCGAGGCGCCGGTGCGAATCAGCGCCATCCTGGGCGAGCTGTACAAGACCGGCCTGTTCCAGCGCATCGCGCCGCGGCATTTCCCCGACCGCCACCTGCGCGCGGTGCACGACCCGGGGCTGGTCGACTATATCGAGCGCGCCTGCGCCGAGGCGCCGGAGAAGCGCTCGGTCTATCCCTATGTCTTCCCGATCCGCAATCCGGCGCGGCGGCCGAAGGAACGCTCGGTGCTGGCCGGCTATTGGTGCATCGACACCTTCACGCCGCTGAACCGCAACGTCTGGCCGGCCGCGCGCCAGGCGGTCGACTGCGCGCTGACGGCGGCCGACGCGGTGCTGCGCGGCGCGCCGCTGGCCTATGCGCTGGTGCGCCCGCCGGGCCATCATGCGGAGCGGCGCTCGTTCGGCGGCTTCTGCTATTTCTGCAACGGCGCGGTCGCCGCCCACTATCTGTCGGGCTACGGCCGGGTGGCGATGCTCGACATCGACTACCACCACGGCAACGGCCAGCAGGACATCTTCTATCGCCGCGACGACGTGCTGACCGTGTCGATCCACGGCCATCCGTCCTTCGCCTATCCCTATTTCACCGGTTTCCGCAACGAGACCGGGCGCGACAAGGGTGCCGGCTTCAACCTCAACCTGCCGCTGCCGGAGACGATCACGCCGGCGCTCTACCGCGAGGCGCTCGACACCGCGCTGAAGCGGATCGCGCGGTTCCGGCCGGCCTGGCTGGTGGTCTCGCTCGGCCTCGACACCGCCCGCGGCGACCCGACCGGCACCTGGCCCAACCGCGCCGCCGATTTCCATCGCATCGGCGCGATGATCGGCGGCGCCGGCTTGCCGACGGTGGTGGTGCAGGAGGGCGGCTATCGGGTGCGCACGCTGGGGGTGAATGCCCGCCACTTCTTCACCGGCCTGGCCGAGGCGTCGACGCGGGCGCGGCCGGCCGGGACGCCCGTGCAGCAGCGGCCGGCCAAGGCCGACACGCTGACCTGGCGCGAGGCGGTGCGCGCCGACGACGGGCCGCGCGTCCGCGCGCTGGTCGCCGCCACCGGCATGTTCTCGGCCGACGAGGTCGACATCGCCCAGGAACTGGTCGACGAGCGGGTCGCCAAGGGCCGCGCCTCCGGCTACGAGTTCGTGCTGGCCGAGCGCGGCGGCACGCTCGCCGGCTATGCCTGCTACGGCCTGATTCCGGGCTCGGAGGTCAGCCACGACCTCTACTGGATCGCGGTGGCACCGGAATTCCAGGGCACCGGCCTGGGCCGCGCGCTGATGCAGCGCAGCGAGGCGGCGATGCGGCGCATGGGCGCGCACCGCGTCTATGCCGACACCTCGTCGTCGCCGGCCTACGCGCCGACGCGGGCCTTCTACCGCGCCGTCGGCTTCACGCTGGCGGCCGAACTGCCGGACTTCTACCGGCCCGGCGACGGCAAGACGATGTTCGTCAAGGCGCTGGGATCGTGA
- a CDS encoding OpgC domain-containing protein — MADPYEPARRNRLIDIFRGLAFLFIFLAHTPGNDWKQFIPGAWGFSDATEVFVFVSGMAAGFAFVPAFGRAGFGIGTLRIARRMWQVYLAHLMMFFAIAALLTVADLTAGGTTHVDFLNLRPFFDDPQTNLVGLLSLTYVPNLFDILPMYVVILALVPPLVALARLHPTAALGASACLYAVAAIGRVNLPAEPWSDRGWFFDPLCWQLLFTIGMALSAGWLPRPRLPRWLAWAALGFVLVSVPVANFDLRTGTPLLEDIYAALEPVDSKTFLGPLRILHFLALAIAVIGLAGPRLAATGNRVAVWLERIGQQSLIVFVSSTILAQVAGVLIFEIANTWATTLVATVAGFVAIYAVARLAARTKAALEQVTLARAAARGQLPAAAPAEVRPSRRRPAGGSSG; from the coding sequence ATGGCCGACCCCTATGAGCCCGCCCGCCGCAACCGCCTGATCGACATCTTCCGCGGGCTGGCGTTCCTGTTCATCTTCCTGGCCCACACGCCGGGCAACGACTGGAAGCAGTTCATCCCCGGCGCCTGGGGCTTCTCCGACGCGACCGAGGTCTTCGTGTTCGTGTCCGGAATGGCCGCCGGCTTCGCCTTCGTGCCGGCGTTCGGCCGCGCCGGTTTCGGCATCGGCACGCTGCGCATCGCGCGGCGGATGTGGCAGGTCTATCTCGCCCACCTGATGATGTTCTTCGCCATCGCGGCGCTGCTGACCGTCGCCGACCTCACAGCCGGCGGCACCACCCATGTCGACTTCCTCAACCTGCGCCCGTTCTTCGACGACCCGCAGACCAACCTGGTCGGGCTGCTGAGCCTGACCTATGTGCCCAACCTGTTCGACATCCTGCCGATGTACGTGGTGATCCTGGCGCTGGTGCCGCCGCTGGTGGCGCTGGCGCGGCTGCACCCGACGGCGGCGCTCGGGGCCTCTGCCTGCCTCTACGCGGTCGCGGCGATCGGCCGGGTCAACCTGCCGGCGGAGCCGTGGAGCGACCGCGGCTGGTTCTTCGACCCGCTGTGCTGGCAGCTCCTGTTCACCATCGGCATGGCGCTGAGCGCCGGCTGGCTGCCGCGGCCGCGCCTGCCGCGCTGGCTGGCCTGGGCCGCGCTCGGCTTCGTCCTGGTCTCGGTACCGGTCGCCAACTTCGACCTGCGCACCGGCACGCCGCTGCTGGAAGACATCTATGCCGCGCTGGAGCCGGTCGATTCGAAGACCTTCCTCGGCCCGCTGCGCATCCTGCACTTCCTGGCGCTGGCGATCGCGGTGATCGGCCTGGCCGGCCCGCGGCTGGCCGCCACCGGCAACCGGGTCGCCGTCTGGCTGGAGCGCATCGGCCAGCAGTCGCTGATCGTGTTCGTTTCCAGCACCATCCTCGCCCAGGTTGCCGGCGTGCTGATCTTCGAGATCGCCAACACCTGGGCGACCACCCTGGTCGCCACCGTCGCCGGCTTCGTCGCGATCTACGCGGTGGCGCGGCTGGCCGCGCGGACCAAGGCCGCACTGGAACAGGTCACCCTCGCCCGCGCCGCAGCGCGCGGCCAGCTGCCCGCCGCCGCCCCGGCTGAAGTACGTCCTTCGAGACGCCGCCCTGCGGGCGGCTCCTCAGGATGA
- a CDS encoding DnaJ C-terminal domain-containing protein yields MEYKDYYKALGVAADAPLDEIKRAYRTLARKYHPDISKEPGAEERFKEISEAYEALKDPEKRAAYDQLGRDFQAGQQFRPPPGWDAGFEHREHYAETDTSEFSDFFEALFGRARAGSRGRAGTQGGFQARGGDHQARVLIDLEDAYGGATRALTLRAAELGEDGRVRMKERTLNVRIPKGVREGQLIRLAGQGDPGYGGGPPGDLYLEVAFNPHARYRVEGADVYLDLPVTPWEAALGAKVKTPTPSGAVDLAVPAGSRQGRRLRLKGRGIPGDPPGDLFVVLQIALPPADSDAARAAYRALAEAAPFNPRRHLEV; encoded by the coding sequence ATGGAGTACAAGGACTATTACAAGGCGCTGGGCGTCGCGGCGGATGCGCCGCTGGACGAGATCAAGCGCGCCTATCGCACGCTGGCCCGCAAGTACCACCCCGACATCAGCAAGGAGCCGGGGGCGGAGGAGCGGTTCAAGGAAATCAGCGAGGCCTATGAGGCGCTGAAGGACCCGGAGAAGCGGGCCGCCTACGACCAGTTGGGCCGCGATTTTCAGGCCGGCCAGCAGTTCCGGCCGCCGCCGGGGTGGGACGCCGGCTTCGAGCATCGCGAGCACTATGCCGAGACCGACACCTCTGAGTTCAGCGACTTCTTCGAGGCGCTGTTCGGACGGGCCCGAGCCGGCAGCCGCGGCCGCGCCGGCACCCAGGGCGGGTTCCAGGCCCGCGGCGGCGACCATCAGGCCCGCGTCCTGATCGACCTGGAGGATGCCTATGGCGGCGCCACCCGCGCGCTGACCTTGCGCGCGGCCGAACTCGGCGAGGACGGCCGGGTGCGGATGAAGGAGCGGACGCTGAACGTGCGCATCCCCAAGGGCGTGCGCGAGGGCCAGCTGATCCGCCTGGCCGGTCAGGGCGATCCGGGCTATGGCGGCGGTCCCCCCGGCGATCTCTATCTCGAGGTCGCGTTCAACCCGCATGCGCGCTATCGGGTCGAAGGCGCCGACGTCTATCTCGACCTGCCGGTGACGCCATGGGAGGCGGCGCTGGGCGCCAAGGTGAAGACGCCGACGCCGTCGGGCGCGGTCGACCTGGCCGTGCCGGCCGGCTCGCGCCAGGGCCGCCGGCTGCGGCTGAAGGGGCGCGGCATTCCCGGCGATCCGCCCGGCGACTTGTTCGTGGTGCTGCAGATCGCGCTGCCGCCCGCCGACAGCGACGCCGCCAGGGCCGCCTATCGTGCGCTGGCCGAGGCGGCTCCGTTCAACCCGCGCAGGCATCTGGAGGTCTGA
- a CDS encoding chaperone modulator CbpM codes for MAGRSEADVLTGAIVDERTTLTLEQVTVYCATGRETICALVAEGVLAPSGRSEAEWRFAGPTLRRAARAVRLQRDLDIAPHATALVLDLLDEIEVLRARLRGIGGATD; via the coding sequence ATGGCTGGCAGGAGCGAAGCCGACGTGCTGACCGGGGCGATCGTCGACGAGCGGACGACGCTGACGCTGGAGCAGGTGACCGTCTACTGCGCCACCGGGCGCGAGACGATCTGCGCGCTGGTGGCCGAGGGCGTGCTGGCGCCGAGCGGTCGCAGCGAGGCGGAATGGCGCTTCGCCGGGCCGACGCTGCGGCGGGCGGCGCGCGCGGTGCGGCTGCAGCGCGACCTCGACATCGCGCCCCACGCCACTGCGCTGGTGCTGGACCTGCTCGACGAGATCGAGGTCTTGCGGGCCAGGCTGCGCGGAATCGGCGGCGCGACCGACTGA